One segment of Bacillota bacterium DNA contains the following:
- a CDS encoding glycosyltransferase: MKQTPQVSLCMIAKDEERRIGACIASVRHIVEEIVLVDTGSLDRTREVAAGYGALVLECPWTDDFSVPRNAGLAAANGDWVLVLDADEVLDPVDPNYLEILLSASHVEGYFVNIHSHVGTGCETLFDEAVRLFRHRPQYRFEGRIHEQVVNSIRRQSGPGCLARSDLTVKHFGYLADEVESKAKRERNIRIIERALASDERDPFLHFCLGVEHIQMGDVDAAVTDARKALTLMRGTEGYFKDALLLLCTGLLRSARSHELASVAARALEIAPDDPDFLLILGIACSLSGRHSEAIQHVTKALTHGCSLVAGPAARLIIARQLGAVRQWVDAVAEALRAVVCAAESASVSPRDLLATCRECRKTADLYARQHPPGSRTRAVADYVSISARQMVACARAAALGVEYPEHPWNRKVAGVARAALGALAAAQTRELEFARTPPVEG, translated from the coding sequence GTGAAACAGACGCCCCAAGTCAGCTTGTGTATGATCGCAAAGGATGAGGAGAGAAGGATCGGGGCGTGCATAGCGAGCGTCCGGCATATCGTCGAGGAAATCGTGCTGGTGGACACCGGATCGCTGGACCGCACCCGCGAGGTGGCGGCGGGATATGGGGCACTGGTGCTCGAGTGTCCGTGGACTGACGATTTCTCGGTGCCTCGAAATGCCGGGCTAGCCGCTGCCAATGGGGACTGGGTGCTCGTATTGGATGCGGACGAAGTACTCGACCCCGTAGACCCCAACTACTTGGAGATCCTTCTCTCGGCATCACACGTGGAAGGCTACTTCGTCAACATACACAGCCACGTTGGGACGGGGTGCGAGACTCTCTTCGACGAGGCAGTGAGACTCTTCCGTCACAGGCCACAGTACCGGTTTGAGGGCCGAATCCATGAACAGGTGGTCAACTCCATCAGGCGCCAGTCCGGACCCGGATGTCTTGCCCGGTCCGACCTGACCGTGAAGCACTTCGGTTATCTGGCAGACGAGGTGGAGTCAAAGGCCAAGCGAGAGCGGAACATCCGGATCATCGAAAGAGCCTTGGCAAGTGATGAGCGCGACCCGTTTCTCCATTTCTGCCTCGGCGTGGAGCATATCCAAATGGGCGACGTGGACGCTGCGGTGACGGATGCTCGAAAGGCCTTAACCCTCATGAGGGGGACCGAGGGGTATTTCAAAGACGCTCTGCTGCTCCTTTGCACAGGGCTCCTGAGATCGGCCCGGTCACATGAGCTTGCGTCGGTTGCCGCAAGAGCCCTCGAGATCGCGCCGGACGATCCGGACTTCCTTCTCATCCTGGGCATCGCCTGCTCGCTTTCTGGTCGACACTCCGAAGCGATCCAGCACGTGACGAAGGCGCTCACGCACGGGTGCAGCCTGGTTGCGGGACCGGCGGCCAGGTTGATCATCGCCCGCCAACTGGGGGCGGTCAGGCAGTGGGTTGACGCGGTCGCAGAGGCCCTGCGTGCCGTGGTCTGCGCCGCAGAATCGGCCTCCGTGTCGCCCCGGGACCTCTTGGCGACATGCAGAGAGTGCCGGAAAACCGCAGATCTGTACGCCCGGCAGCACCCTCCAGGGTCCCGTACCCGCGCCGTGGCCGACTACGTGTCCATCAGTGCAAGACAGATGGTGGCGTGCGCGAGAGCGGCAGCCTTGGGAGTGGAGTACCCAGAGCATCCCTGGAACCGGAAAGTAGCCGGGGTTGCCCGGGCAGCACTGGGCGCTCTTGCCGCTGCCCAGACTCGAGAGCTGGAGTTTGCCCGTACCCCGCCGGTGGAAGGATGA